The following coding sequences lie in one Heliomicrobium undosum genomic window:
- a CDS encoding magnesium chelatase subunit ChlI family protein, producing CPCGHLGDPEKECLCSPVSVERYRNRISGPLWDRMDLQVSVTRPAYNDLVDSAKVPPEGEESSETVLNRVIEARRRQWRRNRALSQRLPLLQIQPAVCNAHLDAGALKKVAELDGESETLLSQAYRRLGLSGRGLHRILKVARTIADLDSSERIGKIHLAEALRFRL from the coding sequence CTTGTCCCTGCGGCCATCTCGGCGATCCTGAGAAGGAGTGCCTCTGCTCCCCTGTTTCAGTAGAGCGTTACCGCAACCGGATTTCAGGACCCCTGTGGGATCGGATGGATCTGCAGGTGTCAGTGACCCGCCCCGCATACAACGATCTTGTGGATTCTGCAAAAGTGCCTCCAGAAGGGGAGGAGAGTTCGGAGACCGTCTTGAACCGTGTGATCGAGGCCCGGAGGCGGCAGTGGCGTCGCAACCGGGCGCTATCACAGCGTCTGCCGCTGTTACAGATCCAACCGGCGGTCTGCAATGCCCACTTGGATGCGGGAGCGTTAAAAAAAGTTGCGGAACTTGACGGCGAAAGCGAGACATTGTTATCCCAGGCATACCGGCGTCTCGGACTGAGCGGCAGGGGGTTGCATCGCATCCTAAAGGTTGCCCGGACCATTGCCGACCTGGACAGCTCCGAGAGGATTGGCAAGATCCACTTGGCAGAGGCGTTGCGGTTTCGGCTGTAA